In Tiliqua scincoides isolate rTilSci1 chromosome 1, rTilSci1.hap2, whole genome shotgun sequence, the following are encoded in one genomic region:
- the LRRC57 gene encoding leucine-rich repeat-containing protein 57: MGNTALKAHLETAQKTGVFQLTGKGISEFPEDLQKLASNLRTIDLSNNKIETLPPLMGKFSVLKSLSLNHNKLTVLPEELCKLKKLETLHLNSNQLTQLPAAFGQLAALKTLSLSGNKFRTVPAQLCSLRHLDVVDLSRNQIQSVPDTIGELQTIELNLNQNQISQISSQLSHCPRLKVLRLEENCLELSMLPQSILSDSQISLLAVEGNLFEIKKLRELDGYDKYMERFTATKKKFA, encoded by the exons atgggaaacactgccttaaaagcTCATTTAGAGACAGCCCAGAAAACAGGGGTATTCCAACTAACTGGAAAAGGCATTTCTGAG TTCCCTGAAGATCTGCAGAAGCTTGCAAGTAATCTCAGAACCATAGATTTGTCAAACAATAAGATCGAGACCCTACCACCACTAATGGGAAAATTCTCTGTGTTGAAAAGCCTGTCTCTAAATCACAACAAACTAA CTGTGCTGCCTGAAGAGTTGTGCAAACTGAAAAAACTAGAGACTTTGCATTTGAACAGTAACCAACTGACACAGCTACCTGCTGCTTTTGGTCAGCTTGCAGCACTAAAGACCCTGAGCCTTTCTGGAAATAAATTCCGGACTGTGCCTGCCCAGCTCTGCAGTCTTCGTCATCTAGATGTAGTGGATCTCTCCAGAAATCAGATCCAGAGTGTGCCAGATACAATTGGAGAGCTGCAGACCATTGAACTGAATTTGAATCAGAACCAG ATTTCCCAGATCTCATCGCAGCTTTCCCACTGTCCCCGCCTCAAAGTCCTGCGTCTGGAAGAGAACTGTCTAGAGCTAAGTATGCTCCCTCAGAGTATTCTCAGTGACTCTCAGATTTCTCTACTTGCTGTAGAGGGCAATCTCTTTGAGATCAAGAAACTCAGAGAACTGGATGGTTACGACAAG tataTGGAGAGATTCACAGCCACCAAGAAAAAGTTTGCCTGA
- the SNAP23 gene encoding synaptosomal-associated protein 23 gives MTELTPEEIQLRAHQVTDESLESTRRILGLAIESQDTGIKTITMLDEQGEQLNRIEEGMDQINKDMREAEKNLTELNKCCGLCVCPCNRTKNFESSKSYKSAWGDGVENSADHVVSKQPGRVVGYQQQTSGGTTGGYITHVTNDAREDEMEENLTQVGNILGNLKHMALDMGNEIDSQNKQIDRINEKADTNKERIDQANLKAKKLIN, from the exons ATGACTGAGCTGACACCTGAAGAAATTCAGCTGCGGGCCCATCAGGTTACAGATGAG tCACTGGAAAGTACAAGAAGGATTCTTGGCTTGGCCATTGAG TCCCAAGATACAGGAATCAAAACGATCACCATGCTAGATGAACAAGGGG aacaGCTAAACCGTATAGAAGAAGGCATGGACCAGATAAACAAAGACATGAGAGAAGCTGAGAAGAACTTGACAGAGCTCAACAAGTGCTGTGGTCTCTGTGTCTGTCCTTGCAATAG GACAAAGAACTTTGAATCTAGCAAGTCATACAAGTCAGCATGGGGTGATGGTGTAGAGAATTCAGCAGATCATGTAGTGTCTAAACAACCAGGCCGTGTAGTAGGGTATCAACAACAAACCTCAGGAGGAACAACTGGAGGCTACATCACTCA TGTAACAAATGATGCCAGAGAAGATGAGATGGAGGAAAACTTAACTCAAGTGGGAAACATCTTGGGAAATCTGAAGCACATGGCTCTGGATATGGGCAATGAGATTGATTCACAAAACAAGCAGATAGACCGGATAAACGAGAAG GCTGACACCAACAAAGAACGTATTGACCAAGCCAATCTAAAAGCCAAAAAACTCATCAACTAA